One window of Perca flavescens isolate YP-PL-M2 chromosome 15, PFLA_1.0, whole genome shotgun sequence genomic DNA carries:
- the LOC114569061 gene encoding THAP domain-containing protein 5-like, whose product MSCSAFCCKNTQSKDASVLFFRFPLCDPVRLKQWLTNMGRNKWIPSASSHLCSMHFEEDQFLSDRKVNKRLKTTAVPTIFIKLPHFATQTRATQTMATKTKATATRATQTRATKSRSTQTIATQTMDSHIISTQTIATQTEWVSVKMEESESMVSSLVSSCSSPSYLAELHRGSGPVAHLCPVLDSEPVTSIDIQDSGSIPSADYSDVSVGLGVERGLSTQGPHVRRAPKLARMNSCGYGEGPIDNAFLQGPEFHATPLYSDVSVKLEPAEESEVVVKLEPAEESEVVVKLEPAEESEVVVKLEPAEESEVVVKLEPAEETEVIVKQEPAEETDFVDSVLPDYIFKLVIKADVNEAAAEDNADVDEVAADDITECTTSGDSKTAILDHDYLSKKQKEIRMCSDHTYGISESPVILKRRVNELCGNLVEDRKKFRLKCQEMSRMKSRLMSLKSLKKGLQKKLNLLQKKFNALQKCRPYRGMVQNVQEPFYLWVPCV is encoded by the exons ATGTCCTGTTCAGCGTTCTGTTGTAAAAATACACAAAGCAAGGACGCGAGTGTTCTGTTTTTTAG ATTTCCTTTATGTGATCCAGTCCGGCTGAAACAATGGCTGACGAACATGGGGAGAAATAAATGGATCCCATCTGCATCGTCACATCTGTGCAGTATGCACTTTGAGGAGGATCAGTTCTTGTCAGACAGAAAG GTCAACAAGAGGCTGAAGACCACCGCTGTGCCTACTATTTTCATCAAACTACCACATTTTGCCACACAGACCAGGGCCACACAGACCATGGCCACAAAGACCAAGGCCACGGCGACCAGGGCCACGCAGACCAGGGCCACAAAGAGCAGGTCGACACAGACCATTGCCACACAGACCATGGACTCACACATCATTTCCACACAGACCATTGCCACACAGACCGAGTGGGTTAGTGTAAAAATGGAGGAAAGTGAAAGTATGGTTTCTAGTTTAGTCTCTTCTTGTTCTTCACCCAGTTATCTTGCTGAGCTTCACAGGGGGTCTGGTCCGGTTGCACATTTGTGTCCTGTGTTGGATAGTGAGCCTGTTACCAGCATTGACATACAAGATAGTGGTAGCATTCCTTCTGCTGATTATAGCGACGTGAGCGTCGGACTTGGGgtggaaaggggactgagtacccagggccctcatgtgaggagggccccaAAActtgctagaatgaatagctgtggatacGGTGAGGGGCCCATAGacaatgcctttctacagggcccagaatttcaTGCTACGCCCCTGTATAGCGACGTCAGTGTGAAACTAGAGCCTGCCGAGGAGTCCGAAGTCGTTGTGAAACTAGAGCCTGCTGAGGAGTCCGAAGTCGTTGTGAAACTAGAGCCTGCTGAGGAGTCCGAAGTCGTTGTGAAACTAGAGCCTGCTGAGGAGTCCGAAGTCGTTGTGAAACTAGAGCCTGCTGAGGAGACCGAAGTCATTGTGAAGCAAGAGCCTGCCGAGGAGACCGATTTCGTTGACAGTGTCCTtcctgattacatttttaagctTGTCATCAAAGCTGATGTTAATGAGGCCGCCGCTGAGGACAATGCTGACGTTGATGAGGTCGCTGCTGATGACATAACCGAGTGTACCACAAGCGGAGATTCAAAAACAGCTATTCTTGATCACGACTACTTGtccaaaaaacaaaaggaaatccgCATGTGCTCCGATCACACGTACGGGATTTCGGAGTCTCCCGTAATACTCAAACGTAGAGTGAATGAACTATGTGGTAATCTTGTTGAAGATCGTAAAAAGTTCCGGTTGAAGTGTCAGGAGATGAGTAGAATGAAATCCAGACTGATGTCcttaaaaagtctgaaaaaggGTCTTCAGAAGAAGTTGAATTTGTTGCAGAAAAAGTTTAATGCGTTGCAGAAATGCAGACCTTACAGAGGTATGGTGCAAAATGTCCAGGAGCCATTTTACCTCTGGGTTccttgtgtgtga
- the LOC114569062 gene encoding THAP domain-containing protein 4: MSCSAFGCKQRQYQGCSINFFRFPLRDRRRLKQWVMNVRRQNWTPTPASRLCSMHFEEDQFLIDNMFRRRLKDTAVPTIFNFPPHLRKKDPPPRPTLNSSTGGVNNPLVSPADHYIVVMKQEPAEETNVDVKQEPAEGTNFVEYGDIVRITVGEVITDDMSEYTTNGDLKTVMHDHIYFGQEEEDISLSSEHIYVSEPPTTLGHKANIEQSAVAVSEAPPTLTSQANVLRGRLVLAVSESHTTLPSQENVFHGQLVLAVSESPTSLTSQANAAHNQPVVAVSESPTTLAHKASAEHDHLSLALSDSPAKLKHQVRVLHEKLVVARKKFKLKCQQTRRMQSKLVSLKEETKALQTKLDDAEKQMAALSQQSNNGGKRRKAKALPKEAKHPLKQQLLPTALIEITFPAPTSTQQDLK, translated from the exons atgtcttgttcagcgttcgGTTGCAAACAAAGACAATATCAGGGGTGTTCTATTAATTTCTTCCG ATTTCCTTTACGTGACCGCCGCAGGCTGAAACAATGGGTGATGAACGTGAGGAGACAGAACTGGACCCCAACTCCAGCCTCACGTCTGTGCAGTATGCACTTTGAGGAGGATCAGTTCCTCATAGACAACATG TTCAGAAGGAGGCTGAAGGACACCGCTGTGCCGACTATTTTCAACTTTCCGCCACATTTGAGGAAAAAGGATCCCCCTCCCAGGCCCACGCTGAACAGCTCTACTGGGGGGGTAAACAACCCTTTGGTTTCTCCTGCTGATCATTACATTGTGGTTATGAAGCAAGAACCTGCAGAGGAGACTAATGTCGATGTGAAGCAAGAGCCTGCTGAGGGGACCAATTTCGTTGAATATGGCGACATTGTTAGAATCACAGTCGGTGAGGTCATCACTGATGACATGAGTGAGTACACCACAAACGGAGATTTAAAAACCGTTATGCATGATCATATATACTTTGGCCAAGAAGAGGAGGACATCTCTTTGAGCTCTGAGCACATCTACGTTTCTGAGCCTCCCACGACACTCGGACATAAAGCAAATATAGAACAATCCGCTGTAGCCGTTTCTGAGGCTCCCCCGACACTCACAAGTCAAGCAAACGTATTACGTGGTCGGCTAGTTTTAGCTGTCTCTGAGTCCCATACAACACTCCCAAGTCAAGAAAATGTATTCCATGGTCAGCTTGTTTTAGCTGTTTCTGAGTCCCCCACATCGCTCACAAGTCAAGCAAACGCGGCCCACAATCAGCCTGTTGTAGCTGTTTCCGAGTCTCCCACAACACTCGCACATAAAGCAAGTGCAGAACACGATCACCTTTCGTTAGCTCTCTCCGATTCTCCCGCAAAACTCAAACATCAAGTAAGGGTCCTACACGAGAAGCTTGTCGTAGCCCGCAAAAAGTTTAAGCTGAAGTGTCAGCAGACGAGGAGAATGCAATCAAAACTCGTGTCCTTGAAAGAGGAGACAAAGGCTCTTCAGACAAAGTTGGACGACGCTGAAAAGCAGATGGCTGCGCTATCGCAGCAGTCCAACAATGGAGGTAAACGCAGGAAAGCAAAAGCACTCCCAAAAGAAGCAAAGCATCCACTTAAGCAGCAACTGCTTCCTACTGCCCTGATCGAAATCACTTTCCCTGCGCCAACTTCCACACAACAGGACTTAAAGTGA
- the plekhf1 gene encoding pleckstrin homology domain-containing family F member 2 produces MDTLTFERDNRERIQAVENSFGPAGTPLSIPGRVLMGQGRLMKQGRRKPEPKDFFLFNDVLVYGSVFLNGRWHRKQKVVPLADIQLEDMEDGEGLKNQWLMRTPRKSFYVSALSIEEKRAWMEHIQDCQSNLQGGSSQPGSTFAVTWIPDKAAYKCMRCLDKFTTTKRRHHCRKCGFLVCKACSKYRAVIHHIHPTKRLRVCSLCYIRNEKEEHSRVRGDSTEKSSSEEDDEAASSEEKEEEEEETNPSYGSSSWLDGMGVYVYPRPMHERAPV; encoded by the exons ATGGACACGTTAACGTTTGAGAGGGATAACCGGGAGCGCATCCAGGCCGTGGAGAATTCCTTTGGTCCAGCAGGGACGCCCCTATCCATTCCGGGTCGGGTTCTGATGGGACAGGGCCGTCTGATGAAGCAGGGCCGTCGGAAGCCCGAGCCGAAGGATTTCTTCCTCTTCAACGATGTGCTGGTGTACGGCAGCGTCTTCCTCAACGGCCGCTGGCACCGAAAGCAGAAAGTGGTCCCTCTAG CGGACATCCAGTTAGAGGACATGGAGGATGGTGAGGGACTGAAAAACCAATGGCTGATGCGTACACCACGCAAGTCCTTTTATGTGTCCGCCCTTTCAATCGAGGAGAAGCGGGCCTGGATGGAGCACATCCAAGACTGCCAGTCAAACCTGCAGGGCGGCAGCAGCCAACCAGGTTCCACCTTTGCTGTTACCTGGATCCCCGACAAGGCCGCCTATAAATGCATGCGCTGCTTAGACAAGTTCACTACGACCAAGCGTCGACATCACTGCCGAAAATGTGGCTTTTTGGTCTGCAAAGCATGCTCCAAGTATCGAGCCGTGATACACCATATTCACCCCACAAAGAGGCTGAGGGTCTGCAGCCTCTGCTACATTAGGAATGAGAAAGAGGAGCATTCTCGCGTGAGGGGAGACAGCACTGAAAAGAGTAGCTCAGAGGAGGACGATGAGGCAGCATCCAGcgaagagaaggaggaagaggaggaggagacaaaTCCGAGCTACGGTTCCAGCAGCTGGCTGGACGGGATGGGCGTCTATGTTTACCCGAGGCCAATGCATGAGCGGGCCCCAGTGTAA
- the bglap gene encoding osteocalcin, which translates to MKTLAVLVLCSLAVVCLTSDASTGSQPADNPAQKGLFVEREQASAVVRQKRAAGELTLTQLESLREVCEANLACEDMMDTQGIIAAYTAYYGPIPY; encoded by the exons ATGAAGACTTTGGCCGTCCTGGTTCTCTGCTCCCTGGCTGTCGTCTGTCTGACTTCAG ATGCCTCCACTGGCTCCCAGCCTGCTGACAACCCTGCTCAGAAGG GTTTGTTTGTGGAGAGGGAGCAGGCCTCGGCTGTGGTGAGGCAGAAGAGAGCTGCTGGAGAGTTAACCTTGACCCAGCTGGAGAG CCTGAGAGAAGTGTGTGAGGCCAACTTGGCTTGCGAGGACATGATGGACACGCAGGGAATCATCGCCGCCTACACCGCCTACTACGGACCCATTCCCTATTAG
- the mgp gene encoding matrix Gla protein yields the protein MRSLLQCLALCAAVSFCVCYDSNESTESEEDLFVPPNRANSFISPQRGNVYNPPRGNGHNHYNFMRKIKSPAERRAETCEDYSPCRYYAYLHGSQQAYKRYFGSRNQPQRPAVTHRY from the exons ATGAGGAGCCTCCTTCAGTGTCTGGCACTCTGTGCTGCGGTTTCTTTCTGCGTCTGCTATG ATTCTAATGAAAGCACAGAATCCGAAGAAG ATCTGTTTGTGCCTCCAAACCGAGCCAACTCGTTCATCTCGCCACAGAGGGGAAACGTATACAACCCGCCCAGAGGGAACGGCCACAACCATTACAACTTCATGAG GAAGATAAAGTCTCCAGCGGAGAGGCGAGCAGAGACTTGTGAGGACTACTCTCCGTGTCGCTACTACGCCTATCTCCACGGCTCCCAGCAGGCTTACAAGAGATACTTTGGCTCCCGAAATCAACCCCAGAGACCGGCTGTGACTCACCGGTACTAA